From a region of the Thalassospira sp. TSL5-1 genome:
- a CDS encoding potassium/proton antiporter: MIESMNLVILIASVLVVVAVFTSLISFRVGAPLLLVFLVVGLAAGEDGIGGIKFDNAPLAYFIGSIALALILFDSGFETQVRALRIAAAPALTLATFGVLMTTGVVGVAAHLLLDVPWLVGLLFGAIVSSTDAAAVFFLLRVGGINLRDRTRSTLEVESGSNDPMAVFLTITLVELIVQGTGDSLAAELAERFVFQIGLGSVLGLLGGILIVQGINRIKLEPGLVPIIVLACALTLFGATSMLGGSGFLAVYVAGLYAGNSKMRMSASVRRFQHVTTWLAQIAMFVTLGLLATPSEFGNVLIPGFLLALILVFVARPIAIWLCLLLFNFSRNDTAFISWVGLRGAVSILLAIVPMVEGVEQGQLLFNTAFIVVITSLLLQGWTIKPIARWLGIIVPPRRGPVDRIDLELPGSANQEVVVYRIHPDSAVAAGHRIPRWARPSLILRDGKSLRPHNAGRLQGDDQIYIFTSPQYVELLDQFFAGPAEGANDRDIFGDFSFPPDTRIVDVGRLYGFPVSPGDGDLTLAELLERELSGDIEPADRVVYGPVELIVRRIDDAHGIREVGMSVELNPEKNRHLPLFHSRTELLALWRLSRRKRLRRKLRARLSNRRKKMSGLEPADMKTAAKAAAETDAFELGDADPMPVPVTEADLDETLPDGDKSCDVVPGHVDKENTAQETPDHKTSGEKAVSPDAREPADSDTKKAAGDETKETPKRVEHTDSKEKQ; the protein is encoded by the coding sequence ATGATTGAATCGATGAATCTGGTGATCCTGATTGCATCGGTTCTGGTTGTGGTGGCCGTTTTCACCAGTCTGATCAGCTTTCGTGTCGGTGCACCATTGTTGTTGGTGTTTTTGGTGGTCGGCCTTGCTGCGGGCGAGGACGGTATTGGCGGTATCAAGTTTGATAACGCCCCGCTGGCCTATTTCATTGGCAGTATCGCACTGGCCCTTATTCTGTTTGACAGCGGATTTGAAACCCAGGTCCGGGCCCTAAGGATTGCGGCTGCCCCGGCGCTGACACTGGCGACTTTCGGGGTGTTGATGACCACCGGCGTGGTGGGTGTGGCGGCACATCTATTACTTGATGTGCCGTGGCTGGTTGGCTTGTTATTTGGGGCGATTGTCAGTTCAACCGATGCGGCGGCGGTGTTTTTCCTGCTGCGGGTGGGGGGCATCAATTTACGTGATCGAACCCGCTCCACGCTGGAAGTTGAATCGGGCAGCAACGACCCGATGGCCGTGTTTCTGACGATTACTCTGGTCGAACTGATTGTGCAGGGGACGGGCGACAGCCTTGCGGCCGAACTTGCCGAACGGTTTGTTTTCCAAATCGGTCTTGGCTCCGTTCTGGGGCTGTTGGGCGGTATCCTGATTGTTCAGGGCATAAACCGCATCAAACTGGAACCCGGTTTGGTACCGATCATTGTGCTGGCCTGTGCGCTGACCCTGTTTGGGGCCACCAGTATGCTGGGCGGCAGTGGGTTTCTGGCGGTGTATGTTGCCGGTCTTTATGCCGGGAACAGCAAAATGCGCATGAGTGCCAGTGTCCGGCGGTTTCAGCATGTCACGACCTGGCTGGCGCAAATTGCCATGTTTGTGACACTGGGCCTGCTGGCAACGCCGTCCGAATTTGGCAACGTCTTGATACCGGGCTTTTTGTTGGCACTTATTCTGGTCTTTGTTGCCCGGCCAATTGCCATTTGGCTGTGTTTGCTGTTGTTCAATTTCTCGCGCAATGACACCGCCTTTATTTCCTGGGTGGGGTTGCGCGGTGCGGTTTCCATTTTGCTGGCGATTGTGCCGATGGTCGAGGGGGTGGAGCAGGGGCAGCTTCTGTTTAACACCGCCTTTATTGTCGTGATCACTTCGCTGTTGCTTCAGGGCTGGACGATCAAGCCGATTGCCCGCTGGCTGGGCATTATTGTGCCGCCGCGCCGGGGGCCAGTGGACAGGATCGATCTGGAACTGCCCGGCAGTGCCAACCAGGAAGTGGTGGTTTACCGCATTCATCCCGATAGTGCGGTGGCCGCTGGGCACCGTATCCCGCGCTGGGCGCGTCCCTCGCTGATATTGCGGGATGGCAAATCGCTGCGCCCGCATAATGCGGGTCGTTTGCAGGGGGATGACCAGATTTATATTTTCACATCCCCGCAATATGTCGAACTGCTCGACCAGTTTTTTGCCGGACCGGCCGAAGGGGCCAATGACCGCGATATTTTTGGCGATTTCAGCTTCCCGCCCGATACCCGCATTGTTGATGTGGGTCGGCTTTATGGCTTTCCGGTATCGCCAGGCGATGGTGATCTGACATTGGCGGAATTGCTGGAACGCGAACTTTCCGGTGATATCGAACCTGCCGACCGTGTTGTTTATGGTCCGGTTGAACTGATTGTGCGCAGGATTGATGATGCACATGGCATTCGCGAGGTGGGCATGTCGGTGGAATTGAACCCGGAAAAAAATCGCCATTTGCCGCTGTTCCATTCCCGGACCGAATTGTTGGCCCTGTGGCGTCTCAGCCGTCGGAAACGCCTGCGCCGTAAGTTGCGGGCCAGACTGTCAAATCGGCGCAAGAAAATGTCGGGTCTTGAACCGGCCGATATGAAAACCGCTGCTAAGGCTGCAGCCGAAACCGATGCGTTTGAACTTGGCGATGCCGACCCGATGCCAGTGCCGGTAACTGAAGCCGACCTTGATGAGACGTTGCCTGACGGGGATAAGTCGTGCGACGTCGTGCCTGGGCATGTTGACAAGGAAAACACGGCACAGGAAACCCCGGATCATAAGACCAGCGGGGAGAAGGCGGTTTCGCCTGATGCCCGCGAACCGGCGGATTCTGATACCAAAAAGGCAGCGGGTGACGAAACCAAAGAAACCCCGAAGCGCGTTGAGCACACGGACAGCAAAGAAAAGCAATGA
- a CDS encoding DMT family transporter, with amino-acid sequence MGPIGLYAAVVLIWGSTWIAIKYQLSVSPELAVAYRFVLAAILLLVYCALRKLPMRYSRRDHVFMAVMGLCLFSLNYVFLYIAEGELTSGLIAVIFSAIVIMNMINGMIFFKRRPEMRTVIGAMIGLGGICVIFAPDLARFDLSGGAGYALVLSLLACYVASLGNMISARNQARGIPVMQANAYGMMYGALFLVVYVLASGQPIVFDTSPSFVIALVYLAVFGSILAFGFYLTLLGRIGADRAAYSSVMFPVVALTISTFVEGFVWQDSIIFGVALTLLGNIVILSGRRKTAQIPATPTEQEAQHIQEQDLPVPSVPAMLGVRPCREDVV; translated from the coding sequence ATGGGGCCGATTGGTTTATATGCCGCTGTTGTCCTGATCTGGGGCAGTACCTGGATTGCGATTAAATACCAGCTGTCGGTTTCGCCGGAACTGGCGGTGGCGTATCGCTTTGTTTTGGCAGCGATATTGCTGCTGGTTTATTGTGCCCTGCGTAAATTGCCCATGCGTTATTCCCGCCGGGACCATGTTTTTATGGCGGTGATGGGCCTGTGCCTGTTTTCCCTGAATTATGTGTTTCTTTATATCGCCGAGGGCGAGCTTACCTCCGGGCTGATTGCGGTGATTTTTTCGGCCATCGTGATCATGAATATGATTAATGGCATGATCTTTTTCAAACGCCGCCCGGAAATGCGCACCGTGATCGGTGCGATGATTGGCCTGGGCGGAATTTGCGTTATTTTTGCCCCGGATCTTGCCCGGTTTGACCTTTCTGGCGGGGCGGGATATGCGCTCGTGCTCTCGCTGCTGGCCTGTTATGTGGCGTCCCTGGGCAATATGATTTCGGCCCGTAACCAGGCGCGCGGCATTCCGGTGATGCAGGCCAATGCCTATGGCATGATGTATGGGGCGCTGTTTCTGGTGGTGTATGTTCTGGCAAGCGGGCAGCCCATTGTCTTTGATACCAGCCCGTCCTTTGTGATTGCGCTGGTGTATCTGGCGGTTTTTGGCTCCATCCTTGCCTTTGGATTTTATCTGACCCTTTTGGGCCGCATTGGTGCGGATCGCGCGGCATACAGTTCCGTGATGTTTCCGGTTGTCGCCCTGACCATTTCCACCTTCGTCGAAGGTTTTGTCTGGCAGGACAGCATTATTTTTGGCGTTGCGTTGACCCTGCTGGGAAATATCGTGATCCTGAGCGGTCGTCGCAAAACCGCCCAAATACCCGCCACCCCGACGGAACAGGAGGCACAGCATATACAAGAGCAGGACTTGCCAGTGCCATCGGTACCGGCAATGTTGGGGGTGCGTCCATGCAGGGAGGATGTGGTGTGA
- a CDS encoding DinB family protein — MNAAYFQMLARYNQWANNHVLAACQTLEQVDLDAPREAFFPSITKTLNHLLVADTLWVARLRGEVLNRALDDVPWPLFEDYKAARLACDQDLIALVDGLSDADLSKTIAYKTVAGTPYETSCHIILGHVFNHQTHHRGQVHSQLMSAGCPSLEIDLIYYALAQGYLK, encoded by the coding sequence ATGAACGCTGCCTATTTTCAAATGTTGGCCCGCTATAACCAATGGGCCAATAACCATGTGCTTGCGGCCTGTCAAACCCTTGAACAGGTTGACCTGGATGCCCCGCGCGAGGCCTTTTTTCCGTCAATCACCAAAACACTGAACCATCTTTTGGTTGCCGATACGTTATGGGTGGCGCGCTTGCGCGGAGAGGTTTTGAACCGGGCGCTAGATGATGTGCCCTGGCCGTTATTTGAGGACTATAAAGCCGCCCGCCTTGCCTGCGATCAGGACCTTATCGCGCTGGTTGATGGCCTGAGTGATGCGGATTTGAGCAAAACCATTGCCTATAAAACGGTTGCCGGGACGCCTTACGAGACATCCTGTCATATCATTCTGGGGCATGTCTTTAATCATCAGACCCACCATCGTGGTCAGGTGCATAGCCAATTGATGTCGGCCGGGTGCCCGTCGCTTGAAATTGATCTGATCTACTACGCTTTGGCGCAGGGATACTTAAAATGA
- a CDS encoding LysE family translocator: MIDLLTAYGPFLLAALLLNIAPGPDLAFVSAQAAAYGRKTGVMASLGVCSGAFVHVVFAAIGLSAILMTSALAFAIVKWVGVAYLAWLGWTTLYGTFCTSKQTVDGATPGLLAGDAEQDVAEPVIKGRHAPDAFHAWRRGVLIDVFNPKVALFFMAFLPQFVDPALGHQTLQFLALGTIVNLIGFIVETCVVLVVAMAANRLRQYFSKASSAGKWLHRALGAMFLALGARLALSERGV, from the coding sequence ATGATCGATTTGTTAACGGCATATGGGCCGTTTTTGCTCGCTGCACTTTTGCTTAATATTGCACCTGGGCCCGACCTTGCCTTTGTTTCGGCCCAGGCGGCGGCTTATGGACGTAAAACGGGCGTTATGGCCAGTTTGGGCGTGTGTTCCGGGGCATTTGTGCATGTGGTTTTTGCTGCCATTGGTCTTTCCGCCATTCTCATGACCTCGGCCCTGGCCTTTGCCATCGTCAAATGGGTTGGGGTGGCTTATTTGGCGTGGTTGGGATGGACAACCCTGTATGGGACCTTCTGCACATCAAAACAAACGGTCGATGGTGCCACACCCGGCCTGCTTGCTGGCGATGCAGAACAGGATGTGGCTGAACCCGTGATCAAGGGCCGTCACGCGCCCGATGCGTTTCATGCCTGGCGGCGCGGTGTGTTAATTGATGTATTTAATCCCAAGGTCGCGCTGTTTTTTATGGCGTTCCTGCCGCAATTTGTCGATCCGGCCCTTGGGCATCAAACGCTGCAGTTTTTGGCATTGGGCACGATTGTTAATCTGATTGGTTTCATCGTTGAAACATGTGTCGTGCTGGTGGTGGCAATGGCGGCCAATCGGCTCCGGCAGTATTTTTCAAAGGCCTCTAGTGCCGGAAAATGGCTGCATCGTGCTCTGGGGGCGATGTTCCTGGCACTGGGAGCGCGATTGGCCCTTAGCGAACGGGGCGTTTAG
- a CDS encoding sodium:proton antiporter — MLEWIAILFVASGLVYGLWSRRMQKFNISSPMMMVMAGAIIALPLGLWQQPPLEPLKDNFHFARVFSELTLAIILFLDAAILDYRKERPAVRVATRLLVVGLPLTVLATWMAAYYGIAPGFGLVPALLVSLMVSPTDAALSRPVLENRHISSPVRQGINIESGLNDGLVLPVFTTALAIEAALTGETTNGWITEALLEILLGAGVGGLCGALLGILVNHAVARNLMIDRFERLFGVLSALLIFLLAEKAGGNGFVAAFFGGLALNIASSKVADVIESFGEAEAELLTMLTFFVFGLLILPSVYELWTVEMAIFSGLSLLVLRPACVWLCMIGSPYSLAEKLFIGWFGPRGIASIIYLLIMVTMLGIAGYEALVACVALIVTVSVIAHGISASPLSAALAQYSKRKRPVETGRP, encoded by the coding sequence ATGCTGGAATGGATTGCCATTTTATTTGTTGCATCGGGGCTGGTTTATGGCCTTTGGTCGCGGCGGATGCAAAAATTCAATATCTCCTCGCCGATGATGATGGTCATGGCCGGAGCAATTATCGCGCTTCCGCTGGGTCTTTGGCAGCAGCCGCCGCTTGAACCGCTAAAGGACAATTTCCATTTCGCCCGGGTCTTTTCCGAACTGACCCTGGCGATTATCCTGTTTCTTGATGCCGCCATTCTGGATTACCGCAAGGAACGCCCGGCCGTGCGGGTGGCAACGCGCCTGTTGGTAGTTGGCCTGCCTTTAACCGTGTTGGCAACATGGATGGCCGCCTATTATGGCATTGCACCGGGTTTCGGGCTTGTCCCCGCCCTGCTGGTGTCCCTGATGGTCTCGCCCACCGATGCAGCCCTGAGCCGCCCGGTATTGGAAAACCGGCATATTTCCTCGCCGGTGCGCCAGGGCATCAATATCGAAAGCGGGTTGAATGACGGGCTGGTTTTGCCGGTTTTCACCACGGCCCTGGCCATCGAAGCAGCCCTGACCGGAGAAACCACCAATGGCTGGATCACCGAAGCCCTGTTGGAAATTCTGCTGGGTGCCGGGGTTGGCGGGCTATGCGGCGCGCTTCTGGGGATACTGGTGAACCATGCCGTTGCCCGCAATCTGATGATTGACCGTTTTGAACGCCTGTTTGGTGTCCTATCGGCCCTGCTGATTTTTTTGCTCGCCGAAAAGGCCGGCGGCAATGGCTTTGTCGCGGCTTTTTTCGGTGGCCTCGCACTCAATATTGCCAGTTCCAAAGTTGCCGATGTGATTGAGAGTTTTGGCGAGGCCGAGGCCGAATTGCTGACCATGCTGACATTCTTTGTCTTTGGCCTGCTGATTTTGCCCTCGGTTTACGAGCTTTGGACTGTGGAAATGGCGATATTCTCCGGACTTAGCCTGCTGGTGCTGCGCCCGGCCTGTGTGTGGCTGTGCATGATCGGATCACCCTACAGCCTGGCAGAAAAACTGTTTATCGGCTGGTTCGGGCCGCGCGGCATTGCCTCGATCATTTATCTTTTGATCATGGTGACAATGCTAGGCATTGCCGGGTACGAGGCACTGGTGGCCTGTGTCGCCCTGATTGTGACTGTTAGCGTGATCGCACATGGCATCAGCGCCAGCCCGCTTTCTGCTGCATTGGCACAATACAGCAAAAGAAAACGCCCGGTCGAAACCGGGCGCCCGTGA
- the hisN gene encoding histidinol-phosphatase has translation MTQYDAFLDIAHRLADAARPVVRHYYRTSVAVDVKADASPVTIADREVETTMRAILARECPDHGILGEEHGRENTDADYVWVLDPIDGTKSFIVGKPSFATLIALCHKGKPVLGIIDQAITDERWVGVEGKKTTLNGNPITTRPCPTLNQAIFFTTAPELFRGPQIAAYDALRNQCRQPMYGVDAYAYGLTALGLADVVVEANMQAYDFCALVPVVEGAGGAMCDWRGNALSMESDGCVIATGDRTCLEEVVAITRNTLP, from the coding sequence TTGACCCAATATGACGCCTTTCTCGACATTGCCCATCGCCTTGCCGATGCCGCACGCCCGGTTGTCCGCCACTATTACCGCACATCGGTTGCGGTGGATGTCAAAGCCGATGCCAGCCCCGTCACCATCGCGGATCGCGAGGTGGAAACCACCATGCGCGCCATTCTGGCCCGGGAATGCCCCGATCACGGTATTCTCGGCGAGGAACATGGCCGGGAAAACACCGATGCCGACTATGTCTGGGTTTTGGACCCGATTGATGGCACCAAATCCTTTATTGTTGGCAAACCCAGCTTTGCCACGCTGATTGCGCTCTGCCACAAGGGAAAACCGGTGCTGGGCATTATTGACCAGGCCATTACCGACGAACGCTGGGTCGGTGTGGAAGGTAAAAAAACCACCCTGAACGGCAATCCGATCACAACCCGGCCCTGCCCGACCCTGAATCAGGCGATATTCTTTACCACCGCGCCGGAACTATTTCGCGGCCCGCAAATTGCTGCCTATGATGCCCTTCGTAACCAGTGCCGCCAGCCGATGTATGGCGTGGATGCCTATGCCTATGGCCTGACTGCGCTGGGCCTGGCCGACGTCGTGGTGGAGGCCAATATGCAAGCCTATGATTTTTGCGCCCTTGTACCGGTTGTCGAAGGGGCTGGCGGGGCAATGTGCGACTGGCGCGGCAATGCCCTGTCAATGGAAAGTGATGGCTGTGTCATTGCCACGGGAGACCGCACCTGCCTTGAAGAGGTTGTTGCCATCACCCGTAACACATTGCCATAA
- a CDS encoding cytochrome c family protein, with protein sequence MKTMEINKIVAGIIVAVLLVVVVGKIGSVLVHPKELDKPVYPFSDDLTAKADAPAAPEKPAGPEPILAMLGSADIAAGEKVFKKCGSCHDASKGGPNKVGPNLYGIVGNVVAHKDDFSYSDAVANHGGNWGYTELNHFLYAPKDYIPGTKMSFAGLKKPSDRADVIAYLNNMSDNPLPAPTADEIAAEEGGDKAAGETGEAPATEGAEGTGDAAASEGAAPASDAAGEAAGEATGDAAAPAEGPTQEEGATNDNPAPATEEAPAANQ encoded by the coding sequence ATGAAAACGATGGAAATCAACAAGATCGTCGCCGGAATTATCGTTGCTGTGCTTTTGGTCGTGGTCGTTGGCAAAATCGGCAGCGTCCTTGTCCACCCCAAGGAACTTGATAAGCCGGTTTATCCTTTTTCGGATGACCTGACGGCAAAGGCCGACGCGCCTGCCGCACCCGAAAAACCGGCCGGGCCGGAACCCATCCTGGCGATGCTGGGCAGTGCCGATATTGCCGCCGGGGAAAAAGTGTTCAAAAAATGCGGCTCGTGCCACGATGCAAGCAAAGGCGGCCCCAACAAGGTGGGTCCGAACCTCTATGGCATCGTTGGCAATGTTGTCGCCCACAAGGACGATTTCAGCTATTCCGATGCGGTTGCCAATCATGGTGGCAACTGGGGCTATACCGAACTGAACCATTTCCTGTATGCCCCGAAGGATTACATTCCCGGCACCAAAATGTCGTTTGCCGGTTTGAAAAAGCCATCTGACCGGGCCGACGTGATTGCCTATCTCAATAACATGTCCGATAACCCGCTGCCGGCCCCGACCGCCGATGAAATTGCCGCCGAAGAAGGCGGCGACAAGGCTGCCGGCGAAACCGGTGAAGCCCCGGCAACAGAGGGCGCTGAAGGTACCGGAGATGCCGCCGCAAGCGAAGGCGCAGCACCTGCCAGCGACGCCGCTGGTGAAGCTGCAGGTGAGGCAACGGGTGATGCCGCTGCCCCGGCAGAGGGGCCGACACAGGAAGAAGGTGCCACAAATGACAACCCGGCACCTGCCACCGAAGAAGCCCCGGCTGCCAACCAGTAA
- a CDS encoding 3-deoxy-manno-octulosonate cytidylyltransferase: MSAPRNPVVVIPARMASTRLPDKPLADIHGEPMIVHVWRRAVEAEIGPVIVACAEPEIASAVEKAGGIAVLTDPDLPSGSDRVHQALASFDPNKKHDAVVNVQGDLPTIDAADIRAVFNPLSDPAVDIATLAAVIRRDAERNNPNVVKAVAAFGNLRVARALYFTRATAPYGDGPLYHHIGLYTYRRAALDRFVSLPPAELEMREKLEQLRALENGMVIAVALVDGVPLGVDTAEDLERAREILAGRG; the protein is encoded by the coding sequence ATGTCCGCGCCTCGCAATCCCGTTGTTGTCATTCCGGCCCGTATGGCTTCCACCCGTTTGCCCGACAAACCGCTGGCTGATATTCACGGTGAACCCATGATCGTGCATGTTTGGCGGCGCGCGGTTGAGGCCGAAATCGGCCCGGTGATTGTGGCCTGTGCGGAACCCGAAATTGCCAGTGCGGTTGAAAAGGCCGGCGGCATTGCCGTTCTGACCGATCCTGATTTGCCGTCAGGCTCTGACCGGGTGCATCAGGCGCTGGCAAGTTTTGATCCCAACAAAAAACACGATGCCGTGGTCAATGTGCAGGGCGACCTGCCAACCATTGACGCCGCCGACATCCGCGCGGTGTTTAACCCGCTATCCGACCCGGCAGTGGATATTGCGACCCTGGCAGCGGTGATCCGCCGTGATGCCGAACGCAACAATCCCAATGTGGTCAAGGCGGTGGCGGCATTTGGCAATTTGCGTGTGGCCCGTGCCCTGTATTTTACCCGCGCAACCGCGCCATATGGCGATGGGCCGCTTTATCATCACATCGGGCTTTATACCTATCGCCGTGCGGCATTGGACCGGTTTGTCAGCCTGCCGCCCGCCGAGTTGGAAATGCGCGAAAAGCTGGAGCAATTGCGCGCCCTTGAAAACGGTATGGTGATTGCCGTGGCCCTGGTGGATGGCGTGCCCCTGGGCGTGGATACCGCCGAGGATCTGGAACGCGCCCGCGAAATTCTGGCGGGACGCGGATAA
- a CDS encoding prephenate dehydratase: protein MTNQMRIAFQGMHGAYSDQAARRAFPGAVTVPCRTFEGAFGALRDGEVDLAVIPIDNTLAGRVADVHHLLPDSGVHIIGETFLRINHALLGVKGTQISDIREIRSHVHALGQCRKIRKELGVPAIVGSDTAGCAKEVADLGDKGIAAIAPLLAAEIYGLDVLRTEVEDAAHNTTRFIILSREAKTAPNDGSPVVTSFVFRVRNVAAALYKALGGFATNGINMTKLESYMVEGHFTATQFFAEVEAHPDQLGLRHALEELQFFSHEVRILGVYPAHPFRRENVLPAE, encoded by the coding sequence ATGACCAACCAAATGCGAATTGCTTTTCAAGGGATGCACGGTGCCTATTCCGATCAGGCGGCACGGCGTGCTTTTCCGGGCGCGGTAACAGTACCCTGCCGGACCTTTGAAGGCGCATTTGGGGCCTTGCGTGATGGTGAAGTCGATTTGGCGGTGATTCCCATCGACAATACCCTGGCCGGACGCGTGGCCGATGTGCATCATTTGTTGCCCGATTCGGGCGTGCATATTATTGGCGAAACCTTTTTGCGCATCAACCATGCGCTGCTGGGTGTGAAAGGCACGCAAATTTCCGATATTCGCGAAATTCGCAGCCATGTGCATGCCCTGGGCCAATGCCGCAAAATTCGCAAGGAGCTTGGCGTTCCCGCCATTGTCGGTTCCGATACTGCAGGCTGCGCCAAGGAAGTCGCCGATCTGGGCGATAAGGGCATTGCCGCCATTGCCCCGCTGCTGGCGGCTGAAATTTATGGCCTTGATGTATTGCGCACCGAAGTCGAAGACGCCGCGCACAACACCACACGCTTTATTATTCTCTCGCGCGAAGCCAAAACCGCGCCCAACGATGGCAGCCCGGTTGTGACCAGTTTTGTTTTCCGGGTGCGCAACGTTGCCGCCGCCCTGTATAAGGCGCTGGGTGGTTTTGCCACCAATGGCATCAACATGACCAAGCTTGAAAGCTACATGGTGGAAGGCCATTTCACCGCCACCCAGTTCTTTGCCGAGGTGGAAGCCCACCCTGACCAGCTTGGCCTGCGCCATGCCTTGGAGGAATTGCAGTTCTTTTCCCACGAGGTAAGGATTCTGGGGGTGTATCCCGCCCATCCGTTCCGCCGTGAAAATGTCCTGCCTGCCGAATGA
- a CDS encoding methyl-accepting chemotaxis protein codes for MRFRVLTGIFAIPAICLVTLIAIVITVAFNYQNSIRNEKYNEISHLTEGAVKIIDQYVNKAKSGEMDEATAKAEVLALLREYRFASDNYLYISDFNHCMVLDPLSPEDEGKCKPDSKVRQMIVSTAKAGGGVITYDTKKPGEGDRLIEKAAYVRPVPQWGWALGTGVYMDDVANEFHAILWRLGLISALAIVVAGSLSWIVSTRIGRSIVSLNQNIRTIAAGNYDAEVETESRFIEIADMAAGVLSLRDTSASAKKLEAEAVKQKQRAEEERRSHIRDIAHKLEQEVGSIAHAVDNSANQSLKLSENMTHSANGILTHSREVANTAGDVSANVDAVAAATEELSSSIREISSQIDQMAKTVIQATEESNNARQDVGGLSQSVDKIQEIVNLINDIAGQTNLLALNATIEAARAGDAGKGFAVVASEVKNLATQTARATDEIASQISSVVDGTSRAVTGIGRVSETIGILREVSTTIASAIEEQGVATSEIAGNAHRSASGVKQISDTSDKTMQDAQSTTGDAEKIKAAAHELSQRSAELAKVIGRFARDLNNQADA; via the coding sequence ATGCGTTTTCGCGTTTTGACGGGCATCTTTGCAATCCCGGCCATCTGCCTGGTCACACTTATCGCCATTGTGATCACCGTTGCATTTAATTACCAAAACTCCATCCGCAACGAAAAATACAATGAAATCAGCCACCTGACAGAGGGTGCGGTCAAGATTATTGACCAATATGTCAACAAGGCGAAAAGCGGTGAAATGGACGAGGCAACGGCCAAGGCAGAAGTCCTGGCCTTGCTGCGCGAATACAGATTTGCATCTGACAACTATCTTTATATTTCCGATTTCAACCATTGCATGGTGCTGGACCCGCTAAGCCCGGAAGACGAAGGCAAATGCAAACCCGACAGCAAGGTGCGGCAGATGATTGTCAGCACCGCCAAGGCCGGTGGCGGGGTGATTACCTATGACACCAAAAAGCCTGGCGAAGGTGACCGCCTGATTGAAAAGGCCGCCTATGTCCGCCCCGTTCCCCAATGGGGCTGGGCGCTGGGCACCGGTGTCTATATGGATGATGTTGCAAACGAATTCCATGCCATCCTGTGGCGGCTGGGCCTGATTTCGGCCCTGGCAATTGTGGTTGCCGGGTCACTGTCCTGGATTGTCAGCACCCGGATCGGGCGCAGCATCGTATCGCTAAACCAAAATATCCGCACCATTGCCGCTGGCAATTACGATGCCGAGGTAGAAACCGAGTCGCGGTTCATTGAAATTGCCGACATGGCCGCTGGTGTGCTGTCGCTGCGCGATACATCCGCCTCGGCCAAAAAGCTTGAGGCTGAAGCCGTTAAACAAAAACAGCGCGCCGAAGAAGAACGCCGCAGCCATATTCGCGACATCGCCCACAAGCTTGAGCAGGAAGTGGGCTCGATTGCCCATGCTGTGGATAATTCGGCCAATCAATCGCTGAAACTATCGGAAAATATGACCCATAGCGCCAATGGCATCCTCACGCACAGCCGCGAAGTTGCCAATACGGCGGGGGATGTTTCGGCCAATGTTGATGCCGTTGCGGCAGCAACCGAGGAGCTTTCTTCCTCGATCCGGGAAATCAGCAGCCAGATTGACCAAATGGCAAAAACTGTGATCCAGGCCACCGAAGAAAGCAACAATGCCCGCCAGGATGTGGGCGGGCTGTCGCAGTCGGTCGACAAGATTCAGGAAATCGTTAATCTGATTAACGATATTGCCGGGCAAACCAACCTTCTGGCCCTGAATGCCACCATCGAGGCCGCCCGGGCGGGCGATGCGGGCAAAGGGTTTGCCGTGGTCGCCAGCGAGGTGAAAAACCTTGCCACCCAAACCGCGCGTGCCACCGACGAAATTGCCAGCCAGATCAGTTCGGTGGTGGATGGCACCAGCCGCGCAGTCACCGGCATTGGCCGGGTTTCCGAAACCATTGGCATCCTGCGCGAGGTTTCGACAACCATTGCCAGCGCGATTGAGGAACAGGGTGTTGCCACCAGCGAAATTGCCGGAAATGCCCATCGCAGCGCCAGCGGCGTAAAACAGATTTCCGATACATCGGACAAAACCATGCAGGATGCGCAAAGCACCACCGGGGATGCCGAAAAAATCAAGGCTGCCGCGCATGAACTGTCACAACGATCAGCCGAACTCGCCAAAGTCATTGGCCGGTTTGCCCGTGATTTGAACAATCAGGCCGATGCCTGA